The Medicago truncatula cultivar Jemalong A17 chromosome 7, MtrunA17r5.0-ANR, whole genome shotgun sequence genome includes the window ATTCTTTTGAAGAGTTAGAGCCAACATATGCAAGGGATTATAAAAAGGTAAGAAATGATAAAGTTTGGTGTATTGGTCCTGTATCACTTAGTAACACTGATTACTTGGATAAGGTTCAAAgaggtaataataataataaggtttCAAATGATGAATGGGAGCACTTGAAGTGGCTTGATTCTCATAAACAAGGGAGTGTTATCTACGCATGCTTTGGCAGTTTATGCAATTTAACACCACCACAGTTGATAGAGCTTGGTTTAGCATTAGAAGCAACAAAAAGACCCTTTATTTGGGTTTTAAGAGAAGGAAATCAGTTAGAAGAGTTGAAAAAATGGCTTGAGGAGAGTGGATTTGAGGGAAGAATCAATGGTAGAGGCCTAGTGATTAAGGGTTGGGCTCCTCAGTTATTGATATTGTCGCATCTTGCAATTGGAGGATTCTTAACACATTGTGGTTGGAATTCTACTCTTGAAGCAATATGTGCTGGTGTACCAATGGTTACATGGCCACTTTTTGCGGatcaatttttgaatgaaagtttTGTTGTGCAAATATTAAAAGTTGGTGTGAAAATTGGGGTGAAGAGTCCTATGAAATGGGGTGAAGAAGAGGATGGTGTGTTGGTGAAGAAGGAAGATATTGAAAGAGGAATAGAAAAGTTAATGGATGAGACAAGTGAAtgtaaagaaagaagaaaaaggattAGAGAGCTTGCTGAGATGGCTAAAAAGGCTGTAGAAAAAGGTGGATCTTCTCACTCTAATATTTCTTTGTTCATCCAAGATatcatgaagaaaaataaagatatgaTGTCATCATTTATCCATGGAAATGCCAATTCAAAATGAAAAGACATtcttacaaaaagaaaagaaaaaaaaaattgatgggaGTTTTACTATTTCATTTATGTATTCTTGGATGTTTTACTGTCTGTCTAGTTACAAGCATATTTGTCTCTattaaaatatactattttttctATATTGAATTGCGAAGTAGGTATTCTTTTTCGTTGGTAAATGttgttataaaatttatttacgCATGTACATCACAATATAATATCCCTTTGAATGGTGTGTGGCAAAATCATTATATATGTACACTTGTGatgacattttttaattaaaatttgaatcctGTTTTTGACTCCTGTGTTGTGATTGggttttacaaatttatttattggcCTGTGATATGAGTACAAAAAGAGACGTGCACTAACTAACATAAATCAAACACGTCCATAGGAGAACGAGTAAATCTACATGCAGTCCAAATTCTGGCGACAAAAATAGAAATTGCTTTTGTTAGACCGGGTACCACTCACACTAATATTCcataaaaactgtttttttttaattatatagtATTTTAGATGTTACTATTAAAGTAATATTTgatatcatattttataatttattttttgtttttaattttggttaTTTATTATTCTTGATAAATCCAATCCAATTATCTTCATGAACATATCTTAATTAATAAGGACATTGCGATATGTAAGGGTAAGAGTTTGAACCTCGAATTTTCACTTATTCATCTCAAGAGATGCATTTATAGCTACTAGCATACTTgactcaaaaaaatttaaattaaacaaaaattcaaactcCTCAAATTATACCATATGCAAATTAAAGACGgaataaataaaattggtaatcaATTTGGATGTCTCTAAACTTAGTGATGGAACTAGAGACGAcatttgctctttttttttcatctaaatttttgtcgttattttaatttttgtagtagttttaaattaagagaaatgatatttgtacaaccatttttgtacaatttttgtacaaccttctctctcatactcacattatcttcttattctctcttcatttttctctttctattgtttttgaccaataagaagataacacaacaaggttgtcccaaaagttgtatcaaaagaattgttcaaatatcactactattaaattaatttaagtatttaaagTGATAACCAATGTAGGTTGGTCAAATTGATAAGTATTTAGTTCAGATTATTATACAGAGGTTTTGGTCAAATCTCGACATGATTACTTCATTGTTAGGAAATATGTAATTACTTTTTTGAGCGCTTTCAGGTAGAGCTTCCATGAAGAGTGAATGGTTGAGGGGATGGAAGAGATAATACGAAAGTTAATTTTCTAATGTGCATAGGGATGAATTTCCAAAACATACTTTgggtaaaataaaatgcaattgacCAACATAGTATCATAAATGATAGATATTTGAGTCTCTTAATCATTTGATACATGATTCAATTGGTGACTAGTGTTTatggaaaaatatttgttggaGAAGATCAATCCTTTAAATGAATCTTATCTACCTTGAAGATTagtgtttaattaaaaaaactgttAACATT containing:
- the LOC11434759 gene encoding UDP-glycosyltransferase 73C1; this encodes MVSQDPKVHFVLFPMMAQGHMIPMMDIAKILAQHQNVIVTIVTTPKNASRFTSIVARCVEYGLDIQLVQLEFPCKESGLPEGCENLDMLPALGMASNFLNALKFFQQEVEKLFEEFTTPATCIISDMCLPYTSHVARKFNIPRITFLGVSCFHLFNMHNFHVNNMAEIMANKESEYFELPGIPDKIEMTIAQTGLGGLKGEVWKQFNDDLLEAEIGSYGMLVNSFEELEPTYARDYKKVRNDKVWCIGPVSLSNTDYLDKVQRGNNNNKVSNDEWEHLKWLDSHKQGSVIYACFGSLCNLTPPQLIELGLALEATKRPFIWVLREGNQLEELKKWLEESGFEGRINGRGLVIKGWAPQLLILSHLAIGGFLTHCGWNSTLEAICAGVPMVTWPLFADQFLNESFVVQILKVGVKIGVKSPMKWGEEEDGVLVKKEDIERGIEKLMDETSECKERRKRIRELAEMAKKAVEKGGSSHSNISLFIQDIMKKNKDMMSSFIHGNANSK